In one Chitinophaga sancti genomic region, the following are encoded:
- a CDS encoding DUF1573 domain-containing protein, producing the protein MKKVVYLLACSTLLLGACGSRKQSSEKGAGTTVTEVKSGTPAIAFEEMEHGFGNVVEGEKVEYSFKFTNTGDAPLVISDASSSCGCTIPDWPKEPIQAGKSSYIKVVFNSAGKSGFTAKQIVLHANTKPELVQGPKIICTVVKQ; encoded by the coding sequence ATGAAGAAGGTAGTCTATCTGCTCGCCTGCAGTACCCTCCTCCTGGGAGCCTGCGGCAGCCGCAAACAAAGTAGCGAAAAAGGTGCCGGTACAACCGTTACCGAAGTGAAATCAGGCACACCCGCTATCGCATTTGAAGAAATGGAACACGGTTTCGGCAATGTGGTGGAGGGGGAAAAAGTAGAGTATTCCTTCAAATTTACTAACACTGGCGATGCGCCCCTGGTTATTTCAGATGCCAGCTCCAGCTGTGGTTGCACTATTCCTGACTGGCCGAAAGAACCAATTCAGGCAGGAAAAAGCAGCTATATTAAAGTAGTGTTCAACAGCGCAGGTAAATCCGGCTTTACAGCAAAACAGATCGTGCTACACGCTAATACAAAACCAGAACTGGTACAAGGCCCGAAGATCATTTGCACCGTAGTCAAACAATAA
- a CDS encoding co-chaperone GroES: MAKDLSIKPLADRVIVKPAAAEEKTAGGIIIPDTAKEKPQRGTVVAAGPGKKDEPVTVKVGDTVLYGKYSGTEISIEGGDYLIMRESDILAIV, translated from the coding sequence ATGGCAAAAGATTTAAGTATTAAACCCTTAGCTGACAGGGTGATTGTGAAACCCGCAGCAGCAGAAGAAAAGACCGCTGGTGGTATCATCATCCCGGATACTGCGAAAGAAAAACCACAGAGAGGTACTGTAGTAGCAGCAGGTCCCGGTAAAAAAGATGAGCCGGTTACTGTGAAAGTAGGTGATACTGTACTGTATGGTAAATATTCCGGTACAGAGATCAGTATTGAAGGTGGTGATTACTTAATCATGCGTGAGTCTGACATTTTAGCAATTGTTTAA
- a CDS encoding FKBP-type peptidyl-prolyl cis-trans isomerase, whose translation MKLFLQSILFLLCLPACSASTDDDLFVRSPTGTSAQDYAIQSYIFAHSLEMIRDSSGLYYQIIYEGDSSQIMTLNSVPTLIYTRNNLKDTLLDASFGSTDFDGRRLKDHIAGWQIGLRKIGKGGAIFMIIPSRLGFGDVPVGNIPANTVQVCTVEVVDFK comes from the coding sequence ATGAAGCTATTTTTACAATCTATCCTTTTTTTACTGTGCCTGCCTGCCTGCTCTGCATCGACAGATGACGACCTGTTTGTCCGCAGTCCGACCGGAACCAGCGCCCAGGATTACGCTATACAATCCTATATTTTTGCGCATAGCCTGGAAATGATCAGGGATTCCAGTGGCCTTTACTATCAGATCATTTATGAGGGAGACTCCAGCCAGATTATGACGCTTAATTCTGTGCCTACCCTTATCTACACCCGCAATAACCTGAAAGATACCCTGCTGGATGCCAGTTTCGGTTCCACAGATTTTGATGGCCGCCGACTAAAAGACCACATCGCTGGCTGGCAGATTGGGCTTCGTAAAATAGGGAAAGGTGGTGCTATCTTTATGATTATTCCAAGCAGGCTTGGATTCGGAGATGTTCCTGTAGGGAATATCCCGGCCAATACCGTACAGGTTTGCACTGTAGAGGTAGTAGATTTTAAATGA
- a CDS encoding glycoside hydrolase family 5 protein: MLIVVFFATSLTVRAQQPVPPKFPEGFNIQKGVNIGYWLSDASGRNGTALVDFFGEKDVIFLAQKGFDHLRIPIDEGELWNYKNDKYDDAFKNIHAAIGWCKANKLRVIIDLHTLKGHRLWSSDDEQDRFIAMWKELALELKKYPANLVAYELLSDPIADSAGEWNELLAKTIKAIREIDAKRVIVVSSNQSGSYSTISQLKLPEGDNHIILNFHYFEPIYFTHYRYKDSRQQDYGGPVHYPGATITAKELNEQPATIRNLLAGSTQDYNDDIIADQIATAARMAKKFKVPLICGEWGCTSLVPRKDRMRWYKDMKKALDKNAIPWTVWTYKGDFGIVQGDGSDDDKLLKLLTKD, encoded by the coding sequence ATGCTTATAGTGGTTTTCTTTGCCACTTCCCTGACGGTTCGTGCCCAGCAGCCGGTACCTCCGAAATTTCCTGAAGGTTTTAATATTCAGAAAGGGGTAAACATTGGTTACTGGCTGTCGGATGCCAGCGGCCGGAATGGCACAGCGCTGGTAGACTTTTTTGGTGAGAAAGATGTGATCTTCCTGGCTCAAAAAGGTTTTGATCATTTACGTATACCCATAGACGAAGGTGAGTTGTGGAATTATAAGAACGATAAATACGATGATGCTTTTAAGAATATTCACGCTGCTATTGGCTGGTGTAAAGCCAATAAGCTGCGGGTGATTATAGATTTACATACACTGAAAGGTCACCGCCTGTGGAGCAGTGATGATGAGCAGGATCGCTTTATAGCCATGTGGAAAGAACTGGCCCTGGAATTGAAAAAATATCCGGCTAACCTGGTGGCATATGAATTGTTGAGTGATCCGATTGCTGATAGTGCAGGTGAATGGAATGAGTTACTGGCAAAAACGATCAAAGCGATCCGTGAAATAGATGCGAAGAGAGTAATAGTAGTAAGTAGTAATCAGAGTGGTAGTTATAGTACTATTTCACAGCTGAAACTGCCGGAGGGCGATAATCATATTATCCTGAACTTCCACTACTTTGAGCCTATCTACTTTACGCACTATCGTTACAAGGATAGCAGGCAGCAGGATTATGGTGGGCCGGTGCATTACCCGGGTGCAACTATTACTGCGAAGGAACTGAATGAGCAACCGGCTACAATCAGAAATCTGCTGGCAGGTAGTACGCAGGATTATAACGACGATATCATAGCAGATCAGATAGCGACTGCAGCGAGAATGGCGAAGAAGTTTAAAGTGCCTCTGATTTGCGGGGAATGGGGTTGTACCAGCCTGGTGCCAAGGAAGGATAGGATGCGGTGGTATAAGGATATGAAGAAAGCACTGGATAAAAATGCGATACCCTGGACGGTATGGACGTATAAAGGAGATTTTGGGATTGTGCAGGGAGATGGAAGTGATGATGATAAACTACTCAAATTGCTCACGAAAGATTAA
- the coaE gene encoding dephospho-CoA kinase (Dephospho-CoA kinase (CoaE) performs the final step in coenzyme A biosynthesis.), with protein MLKIGITGGIGSGKSTVCRVFSLLGIPVYYSDDAAKEIMHTDPLLKASIKAHFGEEMYDEKGQLQRAALGKIVFNDKDKLELLNSLVHPATIRHSEEWADRQQAPYIIKEAALLFESGSFAYLDRIIGVTAPQPLRILRVMKRDNVSREDVLARMYKQIEEPIKMKLCDDVIHNDEQQMVIPQVLALHAKLLALAGTQ; from the coding sequence ATGTTAAAAATAGGTATTACAGGCGGCATCGGCTCCGGCAAGAGTACAGTATGCAGGGTATTTTCCCTGCTCGGTATCCCCGTGTACTATTCGGATGATGCTGCAAAAGAGATCATGCATACGGATCCGCTTCTCAAAGCCAGTATCAAAGCACACTTTGGAGAAGAGATGTACGATGAAAAAGGTCAGCTCCAGCGTGCTGCCCTGGGCAAAATTGTGTTCAACGACAAAGACAAACTGGAACTGCTCAATTCCCTCGTACATCCCGCCACCATCCGGCATAGCGAAGAGTGGGCCGACAGGCAGCAGGCTCCTTACATCATTAAAGAAGCCGCCCTCCTGTTCGAATCTGGTTCCTTCGCCTACCTGGACAGGATCATTGGTGTGACCGCTCCCCAGCCCCTGCGGATTCTCAGGGTCATGAAGCGCGACAATGTAAGCCGCGAGGACGTGCTGGCCCGTATGTACAAACAGATCGAAGAACCCATCAAAATGAAATTGTGTGACGATGTGATTCACAACGATGAACAACAGATGGTCATACCTCAGGTACTTGCCCTCCATGCAAAATTGCTGGCACTGGCAGGTACCCAATAA
- the groL gene encoding chaperonin GroEL (60 kDa chaperone family; promotes refolding of misfolded polypeptides especially under stressful conditions; forms two stacked rings of heptamers to form a barrel-shaped 14mer; ends can be capped by GroES; misfolded proteins enter the barrel where they are refolded when GroES binds) translates to MAKQIFFNIEARNKMKKGVDILADAVKVTLGPKGRNVVIEKKFGAPGLTKDGVTVAKEIELEDPIENMGAQMVKEVASKTADIAGDGTTTATVLAQAIISEGLKNVAAGANPMDLKRGIDKAVKAIVENLAGQSEKVGNDIQKIEQVAAISANNDFTIGKLIAEAMSKVTKDGVITVEEAKGTDTTVEVVEGMQFDRGYLSPYFITNSEKMHAELQNPYILIYDKKISTLKDILHILEKIVQNGQQLLIISEDLEGEALATLVVNKLRGQLKVAAVKAPGFGDRRKEMLQDIATLTGGIVISEEQGYKLENADLSYLGRAESVTIDKDNTTVVGGRGEKEAIQGRINQIKAQIEVTTSDYDREKLQERLAKLSGGVAVLYVGAATEVEMKEKKDRVDDALHATRAAVEEGIVPGGGVAYIRSIESLDQLKGDNEDEQTGIAIVKRAIEEPLRQITANAGIEGSIVVQKVKEGKGDFGFNARTEVYENLLAAGVIDPAKVTRIALENAASIAGMLLTTECVIADKPEPKSAAPAMPGGHGMGMDY, encoded by the coding sequence ATGGCAAAGCAAATATTCTTTAACATCGAGGCCCGCAACAAAATGAAAAAGGGCGTTGATATCCTGGCAGATGCTGTTAAAGTAACCCTGGGCCCAAAAGGTCGTAACGTTGTTATTGAGAAGAAGTTTGGTGCACCTGGTCTGACTAAAGACGGTGTTACCGTGGCTAAAGAAATTGAGCTGGAAGACCCAATTGAGAACATGGGTGCCCAGATGGTGAAGGAAGTTGCTTCCAAAACTGCAGATATCGCTGGTGATGGTACTACTACTGCTACCGTTCTGGCGCAGGCTATCATCTCTGAAGGTCTGAAAAATGTAGCTGCAGGTGCAAACCCAATGGATCTGAAACGTGGTATCGACAAGGCTGTAAAAGCTATCGTTGAAAACCTGGCAGGTCAGTCTGAAAAAGTTGGTAACGACATTCAGAAAATCGAACAGGTTGCTGCTATCTCTGCTAACAACGACTTTACCATTGGTAAACTGATCGCTGAAGCTATGAGCAAAGTAACCAAAGATGGTGTTATCACTGTAGAAGAAGCGAAAGGTACTGACACTACTGTAGAAGTAGTAGAAGGTATGCAGTTCGACCGTGGTTACCTGTCTCCATACTTCATCACCAACAGCGAAAAAATGCACGCTGAGCTGCAGAACCCTTACATCCTGATCTACGACAAGAAGATCAGCACCCTGAAGGACATCCTGCACATCCTGGAAAAAATCGTTCAGAACGGCCAGCAATTGCTGATCATCTCTGAAGATCTGGAAGGTGAAGCACTGGCTACCCTCGTTGTAAACAAACTGCGTGGTCAGCTGAAAGTTGCTGCTGTGAAAGCGCCAGGTTTTGGTGACAGAAGAAAAGAAATGCTGCAGGATATCGCTACCCTGACTGGTGGTATCGTAATCAGCGAAGAACAAGGTTACAAACTGGAAAATGCTGACCTGAGCTACCTCGGTCGTGCAGAATCCGTAACTATCGATAAAGACAATACTACCGTTGTAGGTGGTAGAGGCGAAAAAGAAGCTATCCAGGGCCGCATCAACCAGATCAAAGCACAGATCGAAGTAACTACTTCTGACTATGATCGTGAGAAACTGCAGGAGCGCCTGGCTAAGCTGAGCGGCGGTGTTGCTGTACTGTACGTAGGTGCTGCTACCGAAGTTGAAATGAAAGAGAAGAAAGACCGTGTTGACGATGCCCTGCACGCTACCCGCGCTGCCGTTGAAGAAGGTATCGTACCAGGTGGTGGTGTTGCTTACATCCGCTCTATCGAATCTCTGGATCAACTGAAAGGTGATAACGAAGACGAGCAGACTGGTATCGCAATCGTTAAACGTGCGATTGAAGAGCCGCTGCGCCAGATCACTGCTAACGCAGGTATCGAAGGTTCTATCGTAGTTCAGAAAGTGAAAGAAGGTAAAGGTGACTTTGGCTTCAACGCCCGCACTGAAGTTTACGAAAACCTGCTGGCTGCTGGTGTAATCGACCCTGCTAAGGTGACTCGTATCGCACTGGAAAATGCAGCTTCTATCGCTGGTATGCTGCTGACCACTGAGTGTGTAATCGCAGACAAACCAGAACCTAAATCCGCAGCTCCTGCAATGCCAGGTGGCCACGGTATGGGTATGGATTACTAA
- the nusB gene encoding transcription antitermination factor NusB translates to MISRRNIRVKVMQTLYALETMEPGTIKPGTATSLLTEKLDQTSQIFTYLLYCLTQVAQYAEIDAQQRASKHLPSAEDLTVNTKIAGNEFIFQIINDKGFQVNLETWKLKHIPEQDMLRKLYNILVASDNYQEYIKEPSRNKKTEKEIIEYIYKEILSQSELFLQHMEDTFLHWGDDAEMMSLLVANYMHKPHLFNFLQLISREKLEYARELLLTVLDKKEYCLELIKPKLQNWDPERIAAVDMLLMEMGVCEFLFFPTIPTKVTINEYIDLAKAYSTPQSGQFVNGILDNILKDLDAANQIKKVDRNKK, encoded by the coding sequence ATGATTAGCAGAAGAAATATCCGGGTGAAGGTCATGCAAACCCTTTATGCCCTGGAAACGATGGAGCCAGGTACTATTAAGCCAGGTACGGCTACCAGCTTACTGACCGAGAAGCTGGACCAGACCAGTCAGATCTTTACCTATTTACTTTATTGCCTTACTCAGGTAGCGCAATATGCGGAAATAGACGCACAACAACGTGCTTCCAAGCATCTTCCCTCAGCCGAAGACCTGACCGTAAACACCAAAATTGCAGGCAACGAATTCATTTTCCAGATTATTAATGACAAAGGCTTCCAGGTAAACCTGGAAACATGGAAGCTTAAACACATACCCGAACAGGATATGCTGCGCAAGCTCTACAATATCCTTGTAGCGTCAGACAACTATCAGGAATATATTAAGGAGCCTTCCCGCAATAAAAAGACTGAAAAAGAAATTATAGAGTATATCTATAAAGAAATCCTCTCCCAGAGCGAGCTTTTCCTACAGCACATGGAAGATACCTTCCTCCACTGGGGTGATGACGCCGAGATGATGTCTCTGTTGGTTGCCAATTACATGCACAAACCACACTTGTTCAATTTCCTTCAGCTCATCAGCAGAGAAAAACTGGAATATGCCAGGGAACTCCTGCTCACCGTACTGGATAAGAAAGAATACTGCCTGGAACTCATCAAGCCTAAACTGCAAAACTGGGATCCAGAGCGTATTGCCGCTGTAGATATGCTGCTGATGGAAATGGGTGTATGCGAATTCCTCTTCTTCCCGACCATCCCTACCAAGGTAACTATCAACGAATATATTGATCTGGCCAAAGCCTATAGTACGCCACAGAGCGGACAGTTTGTAAACGGTATTCTGGACAATATCCTGAAAGACCTGGATGCGGCCAATCAGATAAAGAAAGTAGACCGTAACAAAAAATAG
- a CDS encoding DEAD/DEAH box helicase, which translates to MGKTVNSNKATPVLLLELQSNHPEPIKIGAGLLKEDANGRTCQRMPLHDRKSLSVFNTLPAGVQHLLAPCTQEAMLYKELQLKEKFREAPVRAQTLQQYVQEGMQQYIYHTLQQLRPLTPVLPWYTMITDDSMLMKHTRPATVNNYTPALSFELVQGDDGIIRMVAFVNINNQSFPLSGYEHYGFLLRSRGELFILPPSSANAIAKFSGGYVEAIPGQEGTFLQEVVMPLSEQFPVDKSILLDKEEIDVSPSCNIWLSELNKSFLVLTPQWQYGDFIIEDSPDAVVIRTAGDTQFEIKRHIEEEKEILAFIRSLHARFAQQRNGYFYLPFADAEKNQWFVKCYRKLTDRNIGVYGMDQLQHFRYNTNVPVMDINWSGDDKEAFELDIKIHYGDIPVALADLQKALQHKQPHLLLKDGTIGVIPDEWLHKYDLLWKLGQVQKDKLKLSRLHFTVAQEILQGNHSEDTLQRLQRLQIQPGANFPVPSAIQAQLRNYQQAGFEWMCLLDAMRWGGCLADDMGLGKTLQTITFLQHLANKYPGETHLVVCPTSLIYNWESELKKFAPDLRYTIYHGNNRHYAPSGYDLVITSYGTIRSDQEIFASHVFGYVVLDESQVIKNPSSQTTKALQVLQSRNRLILSGTPIQNNTMDLYAQMNFANPGLLGNQAFFKSEFAMPIDKNADAEKAGQLRRLIYPFLLRRTKEQIAQDLPDKTEIIMWCEMGDEQRQAYNRIRDLYKEKVFNRIQEQGIAASTIYVLEGLTRLRQVCNAPQLVESESHIPHSVKLDELMREISENTGAHKVLVFSQFTGMLQLIAKAMEQEGLKFLYLDGSTKAENRQQLVNQFQEEEAMRVFLISLKAGGVGLTLTAADYVYLVDPWWNPAAEQQAIDRTHRIGQQNKVFAYKMICKDSVEEKILALQQRKKMIADDLISEDTGFVKKLTEEDVAFLFS; encoded by the coding sequence ATGGGGAAAACCGTCAACTCGAATAAAGCCACACCCGTACTACTACTGGAGCTGCAAAGTAATCACCCGGAACCAATTAAGATCGGCGCCGGTTTATTAAAAGAAGATGCCAATGGCCGTACCTGTCAGCGAATGCCCCTGCACGATAGAAAATCGTTGTCCGTATTCAATACCTTACCTGCCGGCGTACAGCACCTGCTGGCCCCCTGTACACAGGAAGCCATGCTGTATAAGGAACTGCAACTGAAAGAGAAATTCAGGGAAGCACCTGTAAGAGCACAGACCTTACAACAGTACGTGCAGGAAGGCATGCAACAATACATTTACCATACCCTTCAACAGCTACGCCCGCTTACACCAGTACTACCCTGGTATACCATGATCACGGACGATAGTATGCTCATGAAACATACCCGGCCCGCTACCGTCAATAACTATACGCCGGCTCTTTCCTTTGAGCTGGTGCAGGGTGATGATGGCATAATCCGTATGGTGGCATTCGTGAACATCAATAATCAATCTTTTCCGCTCTCCGGCTATGAACACTATGGTTTCCTGCTGCGCAGCCGTGGAGAGCTCTTTATATTACCTCCTTCCAGTGCCAACGCAATTGCAAAATTCTCAGGTGGCTACGTAGAGGCTATCCCCGGCCAGGAAGGTACATTTCTGCAGGAAGTAGTGATGCCACTGAGCGAACAGTTTCCTGTTGATAAAAGTATTCTGCTGGACAAAGAGGAGATCGACGTCTCTCCTTCCTGTAACATCTGGCTCAGTGAACTGAATAAATCATTTCTCGTACTCACACCGCAATGGCAGTACGGAGACTTTATCATCGAAGATTCGCCGGATGCTGTGGTCATCCGTACAGCAGGTGATACACAATTCGAGATCAAAAGACATATTGAAGAAGAAAAGGAAATCCTTGCATTCATCCGGTCCCTGCATGCACGCTTTGCGCAGCAGCGCAATGGCTACTTCTACCTTCCGTTTGCAGATGCGGAAAAGAACCAGTGGTTTGTAAAGTGCTACCGCAAACTCACGGATCGTAACATCGGTGTGTATGGCATGGACCAGCTGCAACATTTCAGGTACAATACAAATGTGCCTGTGATGGATATCAATTGGAGCGGTGATGACAAAGAGGCTTTTGAGCTGGACATAAAGATCCATTACGGAGATATTCCCGTTGCCCTGGCAGACCTGCAAAAAGCCTTACAACACAAGCAACCCCACTTATTATTGAAAGATGGTACCATTGGTGTAATACCTGATGAGTGGCTGCATAAATATGACCTGCTCTGGAAACTGGGCCAGGTACAAAAAGATAAACTGAAACTCTCCCGCCTGCATTTTACAGTTGCGCAGGAGATCCTGCAGGGGAATCATTCGGAAGATACTTTGCAAAGATTACAACGGCTGCAGATCCAGCCAGGTGCAAATTTCCCCGTACCATCGGCTATTCAGGCACAGCTGCGCAACTACCAGCAGGCTGGTTTTGAGTGGATGTGTCTTCTCGATGCCATGCGCTGGGGAGGCTGCCTGGCAGACGATATGGGTTTGGGTAAAACCCTGCAGACCATTACGTTTTTACAGCACCTCGCCAATAAATACCCGGGAGAAACGCACCTGGTGGTATGCCCTACATCCCTGATCTATAACTGGGAAAGTGAGCTGAAAAAGTTCGCCCCAGATCTGCGGTACACCATCTACCATGGCAATAACCGGCATTATGCACCTTCAGGGTATGACCTGGTGATCACCAGCTATGGTACGATTCGCAGTGACCAGGAGATCTTTGCCAGTCATGTATTTGGCTATGTTGTACTGGACGAAAGCCAGGTGATCAAGAATCCCAGCTCGCAGACCACAAAGGCACTTCAGGTATTGCAATCGCGTAACCGCCTGATTCTGAGTGGTACCCCTATCCAAAACAATACGATGGACCTGTATGCGCAGATGAACTTTGCTAACCCGGGTCTATTGGGTAACCAGGCATTTTTCAAGTCTGAATTTGCCATGCCGATTGATAAAAATGCTGATGCGGAAAAAGCGGGTCAGTTACGTCGACTGATATACCCATTTCTCCTGAGGCGTACAAAGGAACAGATTGCCCAGGATCTGCCGGACAAAACGGAGATCATTATGTGGTGTGAGATGGGCGATGAGCAACGGCAGGCATATAACAGGATCCGCGATCTATACAAAGAGAAAGTTTTTAACCGCATCCAGGAGCAGGGAATAGCAGCTAGCACGATTTATGTATTGGAAGGTCTGACCCGGTTAAGGCAGGTATGTAATGCTCCTCAGCTGGTGGAATCTGAATCACATATTCCCCATTCTGTAAAGCTGGATGAGCTGATGCGCGAGATCAGTGAAAACACTGGTGCCCATAAGGTATTGGTCTTCTCTCAGTTCACCGGCATGCTGCAACTCATAGCAAAAGCGATGGAGCAGGAAGGATTGAAATTTCTCTATCTGGACGGCAGTACGAAAGCGGAGAACAGGCAGCAACTGGTGAACCAGTTCCAGGAAGAGGAAGCAATGCGGGTATTCCTGATCAGTCTTAAAGCAGGTGGTGTGGGATTGACGCTGACGGCTGCTGATTATGTATACCTGGTAGATCCATGGTGGAATCCGGCAGCAGAGCAGCAGGCCATAGACCGTACACACCGCATCGGGCAGCAAAATAAGGTGTTTGCCTACAAGATGATCTGTAAGGATAGTGTGGAGGAAAAGATCCTTGCATTGCAGCAAAGGAAGAAGATGATAGCAGATGATCTGATCAGTGAGGACACCGGCTTTGTGAAGAAGCTGACGGAGGAGGATGTGGCGTTTTTGTTCAGTTAA
- the yajC gene encoding preprotein translocase subunit YajC: MLNILLMGAPGGAQGGSGGMVQLLFFGGMILVMWLFMIRPQTKKAKAQKDFISNLREGDKVVTIAGIHGKINKFFPENNTVKIEVSAGTYLTIERSAISMEYTSAQQKAAEAPAK, encoded by the coding sequence ATGCTTAACATTTTACTGATGGGAGCTCCGGGTGGAGCCCAGGGCGGTAGCGGAGGTATGGTGCAGCTGCTGTTTTTTGGTGGTATGATCCTGGTGATGTGGTTATTCATGATCCGTCCTCAGACAAAAAAAGCTAAAGCACAGAAAGATTTTATCTCCAACCTGAGAGAAGGTGATAAAGTCGTTACCATCGCCGGTATCCACGGTAAGATCAATAAATTCTTCCCTGAAAACAATACCGTAAAGATCGAAGTTAGCGCAGGTACTTACCTGACTATCGAACGCTCTGCGATCTCCATGGAATATACTTCTGCTCAGCAGAAAGCTGCTGAAGCACCTGCAAAATAA